From Flavipsychrobacter sp., a single genomic window includes:
- a CDS encoding porin yields MMKKLVTVLGILCFAFTVNAQTEKKAFTISGYGELYYAYDFDKPLNNRRPNYIYSHNRHNEVTVNLAMLKGNYEEGRVRANLALMTGTYANANLSTEPGVLKNIYEANVGIRLHKNKEIWLDAGVMPSHLGAEGAISMDYPTLTRSLFAEGSPYYESGVCLSYKNVSETWYLALLYLNGWQTIQRQSGNSTPSGGTQITYTPNDKITVNWSTFVGSITPDVSRRMRYFSDLYGIVKIGKKLTLTALFDFGSDQSAKGSSNYYGWYTVAAILQYQLNNNASITARGEYFQDAYNRVAGTPIFTDFLVSGYSLGYNYEVMKGVMWRTEAKYYNSYDPIFSGNSLSKRDNLLFTTSLAVRFKR; encoded by the coding sequence ATGATGAAAAAATTAGTAACAGTTTTAGGGATATTATGTTTTGCATTTACGGTTAATGCACAAACAGAGAAAAAGGCATTTACTATTTCTGGTTATGGAGAGTTGTATTATGCTTACGATTTTGACAAGCCACTTAATAATAGACGCCCTAATTATATCTATTCTCATAACAGACATAATGAAGTAACTGTGAACCTCGCAATGCTAAAAGGCAACTATGAAGAGGGACGTGTACGTGCCAATCTTGCCTTGATGACCGGTACATATGCCAATGCTAACTTATCAACCGAACCAGGAGTTTTAAAAAATATATACGAAGCTAATGTTGGTATTCGTTTGCATAAGAATAAAGAAATATGGTTAGATGCGGGTGTTATGCCTTCTCATTTAGGTGCTGAAGGGGCTATAAGTATGGATTATCCTACGCTAACAAGAAGTTTATTTGCAGAGGGGTCACCATATTACGAAAGTGGTGTGTGTCTGAGCTATAAGAATGTAAGTGAAACATGGTATTTGGCACTACTATACCTTAATGGGTGGCAAACAATACAAAGACAATCGGGCAATAGTACGCCATCAGGAGGAACTCAAATAACGTACACCCCAAATGATAAAATAACGGTTAACTGGAGCACGTTTGTAGGTAGTATTACTCCTGATGTGTCTCGTAGAATGCGTTATTTCAGTGACCTGTATGGCATTGTTAAAATAGGGAAGAAATTGACCTTAACTGCATTATTTGATTTTGGCTCTGACCAATCGGCAAAGGGTAGCAGTAACTATTATGGTTGGTATACCGTAGCAGCAATCCTTCAATATCAACTCAACAATAATGCAAGTATTACAGCAAGAGGCGAATATTTCCAAGATGCTTATAACCGCGTAGCGGGTACACCTATCTTTACTGATTTCTTAGTTAGTGGCTATAGTTTAGGGTATAATTATGAAGTAATGAAAGGTGTAATGTGGCGTACAGAAGCTAAATATTATAATAGCTACGATCCGATATTTTCAGGCAACTCGTTATCAAAAAGAGATAATCTATTATTTACCACTTCTCTAGCGGTTAGATTTAAGAGATAG
- a CDS encoding neutral zinc metallopeptidase: protein MRWKGRRQSTNIEDRRTGGGRGKVVGGGIGVLVIALVVYLLGGDPSAVLQQAGSINQPHQTNTAPLSTKEKEDTEFVSVVLADTEEVWEKLFREMGGQYEPPVLVLYRDNVQSACGGASSATGPFYCPADKKLYIDLSFYDELHNRFGAPGDFAMAYVVAHEVAHHVQNLLGISDKVQTLRSQLNQVEYNKLSVRLELQADFFSGVWAYHADRMNNILQEGDIEEALNAAHAIGDDNLQRKHGSGMVVPDAFTHGTSQQRVYWFKKGFTTGDVSQGDTFAEDAF, encoded by the coding sequence ATGCGTTGGAAAGGAAGACGTCAAAGTACTAATATAGAAGACCGTAGAACAGGAGGAGGAAGAGGCAAAGTAGTTGGTGGAGGTATCGGTGTATTGGTCATTGCTCTTGTAGTATATCTTCTAGGTGGAGACCCTTCTGCTGTTTTACAACAAGCCGGCTCTATAAATCAGCCACACCAAACAAACACCGCTCCGCTAAGCACAAAAGAAAAAGAGGACACCGAATTTGTATCAGTAGTATTAGCCGATACTGAAGAGGTATGGGAAAAACTATTCAGAGAAATGGGAGGTCAATACGAGCCACCTGTATTAGTACTGTATAGAGACAATGTACAATCTGCCTGTGGAGGAGCCAGCTCTGCTACAGGTCCATTTTATTGTCCTGCGGATAAGAAATTATACATAGACCTGTCTTTTTATGATGAACTGCATAATAGATTCGGCGCACCTGGTGATTTTGCTATGGCTTATGTAGTGGCACATGAGGTAGCTCATCATGTACAAAACCTTTTAGGCATTTCAGATAAAGTACAAACACTAAGAAGCCAACTTAATCAAGTGGAGTACAACAAACTATCGGTGAGACTAGAGCTACAAGCCGATTTCTTTTCAGGCGTTTGGGCTTACCATGCCGATAGGATGAACAATATTCTACAAGAAGGAGATATTGAAGAAGCCTTAAATGCAGCACATGCTATTGGAGACGACAACCTACAACGCAAGCATGGTAGTGGTATGGTCGTTCCCGACGCATTTACGCATGGCACTTCCCAACAAAGAGTGTATTGGTTCAAAAAAGGATTTACAACAGGAGATGTTTCCCAAGGAGACACCTTTGCCGAAGATGCTTTCTAA
- a CDS encoding RNA methyltransferase, translating into MFQKKTMEELGRKTVEEMQGSSKKPIIVILDDIRSMHNVGSSFRTADAFAIEALYLCGFTPTPPHRDIHKTALGATDTVRWQHFPTTLDAVTAAKNAGYKIYGVEQAHDSTLLHEFDYNNDPIALVFGNEVNGVSDEVLAMADGCLEIPQYGSKHSLNISVSLGVVLWEMVR; encoded by the coding sequence ATGTTTCAGAAAAAGACAATGGAAGAGCTCGGCAGAAAGACCGTTGAAGAAATGCAAGGATCGTCTAAAAAACCGATCATAGTGATACTAGATGATATTCGCAGCATGCACAACGTAGGCTCTAGCTTTAGAACTGCTGACGCATTTGCTATAGAAGCACTTTATCTATGCGGTTTTACGCCTACTCCTCCCCATAGAGATATACATAAAACCGCACTTGGAGCTACTGACACGGTTAGATGGCAGCACTTCCCTACTACGCTAGATGCTGTTACTGCTGCTAAAAATGCTGGATATAAGATATACGGTGTAGAACAAGCTCATGATAGCACCCTGCTTCACGAGTTTGATTATAACAACGACCCTATTGCATTAGTATTTGGCAATGAGGTAAATGGTGTATCAGACGAAGTATTAGCTATGGCCGATGGATGTCTGGAAATACCTCAATATGGTAGTAAGCACTCGCTCAACATATCTGTTAGTCTAGGTGTTGTGTTATGGGAAATGGTACGTTAA
- a CDS encoding ATP-dependent Clp protease adaptor ClpS, translating to MNLKELFNNSVDWQTQEDVATEVETDGLHNLVVWNDDVNTFDWVIESLIDVCEHSPEQAEQCSLIIHHNGKCSVKKGTFDNLRPRAEALIDRGIQATIDY from the coding sequence ATGAACCTAAAAGAGTTATTTAATAACAGTGTAGATTGGCAAACCCAGGAAGACGTAGCTACAGAAGTGGAAACCGATGGTTTACATAACCTTGTAGTGTGGAATGATGACGTGAATACTTTTGATTGGGTGATAGAAAGTTTAATAGATGTATGTGAGCACTCACCCGAGCAAGCAGAGCAATGCTCGCTTATTATCCACCACAATGGGAAATGTAGCGTTAAAAAAGGCACGTTTGACAACCTTAGACCAAGAGCGGAAGCGCTTATAGATAGAGGTATACAAGCTACAATAGATTACTAA
- a CDS encoding formimidoylglutamase, which translates to MDNLVVLNRTDLDRLIAKRPGEVKFGERVRVANSDNWLQEVQNTDAKFVLLGIPEDIGVRANHGIGGTHTFWKYALGAILNVQDTNLLKGEELFVLGAFDLQAQMEKSENVSIEKLRYLVGEVDNIVYPVIQKIVAAGKVPIIIGGGHNNAYPILKGASEGLKSPLNCINLDPHSDYRGMEGRHSGNGFRYAKREGYLEKYYALGLHENYNGQAIIEEQDDDPDLFFAFFEDIFVREKKTFYDAVRHAMNKTQGNPVGLELDMDCLERSLASAATASGITAIQARRFATWVAHTIHPAYFHIAEGAYELRDGKRDSLTPKMAAYLVTDFMKAYLEKRRMKLM; encoded by the coding sequence ATGGATAATTTAGTTGTACTCAATAGAACGGATCTAGACAGACTGATCGCAAAGCGACCAGGAGAAGTTAAGTTTGGCGAACGTGTAAGGGTTGCTAATAGTGATAACTGGCTGCAAGAGGTGCAAAATACAGATGCAAAATTTGTATTGCTCGGCATTCCTGAAGATATAGGCGTTCGTGCCAATCATGGCATTGGCGGTACACATACTTTTTGGAAGTATGCACTTGGTGCTATCCTTAATGTTCAAGATACTAACCTGCTAAAAGGGGAGGAACTCTTTGTGTTAGGAGCGTTTGATCTGCAAGCACAAATGGAGAAGTCTGAAAACGTAAGCATCGAGAAGCTAAGATATTTAGTAGGCGAGGTAGATAATATCGTATATCCGGTAATACAAAAGATAGTAGCAGCAGGAAAAGTGCCTATTATCATTGGTGGAGGACATAATAATGCCTACCCAATACTTAAGGGGGCATCAGAAGGTTTGAAGTCTCCATTGAATTGTATCAACCTTGACCCACATAGTGATTACAGGGGAATGGAAGGTAGACATAGTGGTAATGGTTTTAGATATGCCAAACGAGAAGGTTATTTAGAGAAATACTACGCACTTGGCTTGCATGAGAACTATAATGGTCAAGCAATAATAGAGGAACAAGACGACGATCCCGATCTGTTTTTTGCATTCTTCGAAGATATATTCGTAAGAGAGAAAAAGACCTTTTATGATGCGGTGCGCCATGCAATGAATAAAACGCAAGGCAACCCCGTAGGGCTGGAGTTGGATATGGATTGCTTGGAACGTAGTTTGGCTAGTGCTGCTACCGCATCGGGTATAACTGCTATTCAGGCAAGAAGGTTTGCTACATGGGTAGCGCACACCATTCACCCGGCATATTTTCATATAGCAGAAGGTGCCTATGAATTAAGAGATGGTAAAAGAGATAGCCTTACGCCTAAAATGGCTGCCTATTTAGTGACCGACTTCATGAAAGCCTACTTGGAAAAAAGAAGAATGAAGCTGATGTAA